GGAGTAATTGGCTTCGGAGATGAATCTACAATCAAGTAAACAACATCAGAATTCGCATTGATAGAATCAGAGAAGAGTGTTATCATCTATCACCTTTGTCAGTAATGTCTTGCTTGTAAAGTCGCTGATCCTTGTAATTAGAGAAAACAAGTTTGTCATCTGATGAAATCCTAAACGCACCACCACCGTATTCTTGAGTTACAGTCCTCACAGCGAAGTCCTTTGGAGTAATATCAGTTGTTTCATCTCCTTGGATCACCAATACTCCTCTCCTTCAATCATACGATAAACcgacaaaaaaaatccaatcaaGCTTGAAtaaacaaattagggttttcgcaATCGAAGTCTGAAATCAAGTGGAATCGAATACCCGGATTCATTGGGACGAGACTCGAGTAAGACGAGACGGCCACGAGAATCAACGGCGGTGCCGCCAAGACGCTTCGAAGCTCCGGAAACGGTATCGGCAGTAATCGGAGACTTCCAGGAGCCATATGGAGCGGTGGTTATAGCCTCGACAACGtcgggagaagaagaagaagacatggatGCGAAGGAACGAGATGGTTTGAGTGAAAAGCGATGGAATCGTCTGATCGAAGCcgatgaggatgaagaaacGAAGAATTTGTGAGCCGAAGCACAAGGGAAGCGTATGAGTGAGAGTGAGACAATGCGATTGAGTGAAGTCAACAACACTGCCATTTATTTACTCATTGGTTCTTTCTCCTTtgattcttttagtttttatcaTTAAGTGACATTTGCTATATAACATAACATACGACACATCTTACTACATGTAGAGATGAATCATTTGATTTAATAACATGTCACACATCACACATGTTTTATTCATACTTTCAAGAAACTTAGGAGAGGATCTTATGTAGAAATGGACGAGCTTTGCAAACGGCTTGTAACGGAATAGCTTTGGGTACAGTGTTACCAACTCCTTCCTTCATATCCACTTCCTCATTTCCAACTCTTTCCCATTCAAAGCATTGTATCAACGACCCGAGAGCGAGCCCCACGATACGTTGAGCAAGACCTGAGCCAGGACAAGCTCTTCTACCTAATCCAAACGCCATAAGCTTTTGTGCTTCCCCTTCTTTCTCAAACCGCTCAGGTTTAAAGCTATCCGGATCATCCCATGTGTTTGGATCCCTGTGTATGGCCCATGCGTTTACCAACAACGTGGTGCCACGTGGCATATCGTAGGACCCCACTTTGCAATCCTCTGATGCCATGTGTGGGACTAGCAATGGTGTTGCCGGGTGTAGCCGGAGGGTCTCGAGAACGATGTTCTTGAGATATGGTAGCTCGCTAAGATCTGATTCTTGGATAAGGCGGTCTAAACCAACTCGGTTATCGATTTCTGCTCTGGCTTTAGATAATACGTCAGGATGGTTAAGCAAATTGGATAGTGCCCATTCTAGAGTAACTGCTGATGTGTTAGTCCCTGCTATTACCATTATCTGCGTTAACATCATAAAGTAGTGTTAATTTAGTAATGTAATAACCAAACAATATCATCCTTCGCCTAATAGTAATCAAAAGGTAAACCAGTATAATTAAGTTAAGGAAAAAGAGATAAACCAGTATGATGCCTTTGATGATTTGATCGGTGTAATACTCAGTGTCAGATTTTTGGAGAACAAGCAGATGATCAATCATTGTAGTACCAGTTTCTTGTTGTTGTCCACGTTTATCGTCAATAAGACCTTGTAAAAACTTGTCTGTGTCCTCCCCTAACTTCTTAACCCTTTTTTCATAGCTTGAAAACAGTCTCAGGATCGGAACGTAATCAACGGCGTTGCCTGAACTTGTGTTAGCCCCAACATCTGCGACCAACTTACGAACACGTTTGGCTTCTTCCTCATCGTTTGTTTCTTCGCCGTAGTATCGTTTCCCTGTCATCATTCTCATTATGTTGTTGAATGTCAAGTCCATAAGCATTGGTTTCATCTCCACCACAGTATTTCCAGTTCCTACAGTTATTAAAAGAATAGAAGAAACATCGAATCTCACTCATTTGTAAGGAAATTAATAATTGAGTGTAAGATTTGAACAAagaatattgaaatttatagtTTGCAAAACCAATTCTTAATAATTAAGCTAATTCATTGGATACCATTTTTTGAACAAGGTATCTCATATCTTCCACACAAGCCTTATTGGATACAacttctctttctattttttcttttttttttggcggctCCACTTGAAAAGCAGATTTTAACCTTATACTAAAAGATAGTGGAACCTGGATTCTTAAGTGGCTAAGTGTGACTAAAGCTACAAAACTATTGGTCAATATAACGATAAGACAGCACcacaataaatgaaaaagttGACAATATCAACAAATTTCCTTACGATagaattaacaaatatattacCTGCTGAACGGAAGAGGCGGCTTATGAGGCGGCGTACTTCATCGGTACGGACATAAAGAAAGCAGTTAAGGCGGTGGGTGGAGAAGATCTCAATGGTGCAGAGGCGACGGAGGTTGCGCCAGTGATCACCGTAAGGTGCGCCGAtcatgtttgtgttgttgtacCCAACGTGTTTCCCGATGATAACATGAGGCCGGTTTGCCAGGACGACGTCGTTCTTGCCAAAGCACTCCTCGGCCGCAACCGCATATGATGACACCACGTAGACTAGACGGGAGCCAAGTCGGAGGGACATCACGCCGCCACCGCCGTTGCGGTCGAGGGACTCGGAGAAGGAGCGGAGGGTGCGGTGGATGGGCGGCTTCAGGAGGCGTAGGTGGCCTATTACGGGCAACCATCCCGGTGGAGAGGGGGGAAgattctgtttcttttgtttcaagaACTTGAGATAGATTatcaagaagatgagagagaaaaTAGTGTAGAGGACAACTCCCATGTAGTTTTCTTCCATTAATTGTTTGCTCCTTCttaactttttcttatttttctctctagTAAAGTTGTTTTATATACATGCTAATGAAGtgttgaaaaattaaaaaggtgGTTATTCTAATTCGAATATCAGCACGTTGGGAAATCAGGAGGATTTATTGAGCTGgtttaaattatatgaaattaataatttaacaattctacattgttttgttttaattgaataacacaaaactatTAGAATAGGCATTGAATAGTTTGCCTATTAAGtagatttcttaaaaaaatcgGTCGTATAGTGGAAACCTCTCATTGGTgtgtctctctatctctttcacTAGATTGATTGTCTTATTTACGTCACACACATCtgtttcactctcttcttctttacccaAAAAACCAAATCGTATTTTTTCACTCTCTCCTGTGATCCTCTCCATTCATTATATAcacgtttttctttttttctgaataCCTTTCAACTCACATTCGTTTAACAAACACTCATATTAGCTAAAACTGATCTTAACCAAGTCAATAAAACCAGCCCAAATGTTTGACTTAACCAAGTCATTATGACTATTCCCTTCATTATAGTTTGTTAATAACATGCCATAATCGTGCAACTTCAATTTGATAACCAAACATGAATTTCATCGATCTAAGATCATAACAAAAccagttttaaaattaatacgAATCAATTGTATTGGTATACTTTGGTTTCAAACTTCTGATCTTCTCCCCACCACTGATGAATCTCATGAGCTTGTTTAAAATCTCTTGACGAGGTTAAGTTCacagttaaaagttaaaaccgaAGACGACATCAGATATATTGGCTCTTGTCCTCCTAACAACATACTTCCCAACGAGTGCTGCGTATCTACCCGCTCAACAAACCTGATTCCTATTTCTTCCATCTTGTTCCGGTGCTCGAAGTAACCAATGTACTCTGAGCACAAGTGGTCTCCAGGGTTGATGTACAGCCGCGGAAACCAGTCAGATAAGGTTGCAAATGGGTCGGGTGGTGCTGGTAATGCACGGTGGTTTTGGTTGTATTGTTGAGTGGCTTTTTTGGCTAGAgctatgatatatcatggtttttgtgctTTTCAAacatgatataaagagtcttttgagttattttctaggatctttttgagtctttgtaggTTTTCTAGGACTTTAGTATagaaggagcaaagtggagcaattggatcattttggagcataaatctcgaagaatcaatttggactcggatcaaaacaagggcatcgatcgacaccacgtAGGAGCATTGGTCGACACCCTcttcagccgatgaagaatcacaaaattggaagttttacaaagttgcccgaagttttccatatttgcatcattggtccctgacgtgttttaggacatatatagtgtttttgggttttgtaaacccttaagttttaaaaccttgaagttttattctagcaagttattttctagcagttttagagagagagatattgagagctttttgggagagaaagagattttgaactgctttgtagagaagaattctggAACTcccttcttattttttaatatctattgcttattattcagtatgatgtcttgttcttcattaaacatgtctgagtagtttgcttgttaggtttagggtttttcatagggtttttatgatttattagatctgtgatttttagggttcttaatcttttatgatcttcatctttggttgttcttcacaatagttcttgattgataacctagaattattatcttaggaaaattaattgatatgaaaatataattgttttcctgattaaaaccattgatgaacaaaattaccttttacaaagagatttggattagtgattttgtgaacttatctaaacctgtttttaaatctgatttttaacttagaattttacaaagagatttgaattttctggttttaaatttagataataattgcagtgagaactgaattattttaccaaaaagtttagagttctagatctgatttttattgcattaaccctaattaatctattgatttaatacttcataattacctgagaaattccctaggcttaatCTTTTGATTTCCTGATTTCACAACaccttgatttaatattttgcattgtcttcttttgtttttaatacaatttaatctgtttagcgtaatatcaaaaactctataatttattgtgtttgatcttgagtctctgtggattcttaagtactacattgatctcttgtttgagagagtagctctagggttaatttgagcatatcaaattttggcgccgttgctgCGACCAACTTACGAACACGTTTGGCTTCTTCCTCATCGTTTGTTTCTTCCCCGTAGTATCGTTTCCCTGTCATCATTCTCATTATGTTGTTGAATGTCAAGTCCATAAGCTAGCCCCGTCTTAAACAAATATGGGACCtctgtcaaatttttaaaaaacctaaaaacctttaataattttttttttgaaaaaattgaacCCTTTTgcttaaagaatttttttaatatttgggatGGACCCATGGCATTTGCCTACTCTGCCATGGGGTAGAGACGGCCTGCCATAAGCATTGCTTTCATCTCCACCACAGTATTTCCAGTTCCTACAGTTATTAAAAGAATAGAAGAAACATCGAATCACACTCATATGATATAATACTATATCGAATcttaacaatataatatttagtttgCAAAACCAACTCTCTATGATTAAGTTAACTCATTGGACACCATTTTTTGAATAAGCTATCTCATCCACACAAGCCTTATTGGATACGtccttttcatttcttttcttttttggcggGCTCCACTTGAAAACCAGATTTTAACCTTATACTAAAAGAGAGTGGAACCTTGGATTCATTATTCAGAAGCGGCTAAGTGTACGACAATAGCTACAAAACTATTGGTCAATATACCACTAAGATAACACCACAGTAAATGAAAAAGTTGACTCTATCAACAAACAATACGATAAAATCGCATCTATAGCATTAgcatatacacatatattacCTGCTGAACGGAAGAGGCGGCTTATGAGGCGGCGTACTTCATCGGTACGGACATAAAGAAGGCAGTTAAGGCGGTGGGTGGAGAAGATCTCAATGGTGCAGAGGCGACGGAGGTTGCGCCAGTGATCACCATAAGGTGCGCCGAtcatgtttgtgttgttgtacCAACGTGTTTCCCGATGATAACATGAGGCCGGTTTGCCAGGACGACGTCGTTCTTGCCAAAGCACTCCTCGGCCGCAACCGCATATGATGACACCACGTAGACTAGACGGGAGCCAAGTCGGAGGGACATCACGCCGCCACCGCCGTTGCGGTCGAGGGACTCGGAGAAGGAGCGGAGGGTGCGGTGGATGGGCGGCTTCAGGAGGCGTAGGTGGCCTATTACGGGCAACCATCCCGGTGGAGAGGGGGGAAgattctgtttcttttgtttcaagaACTTGAGATAGATTatcaagaagatgagagagaaaaTAGTGTAGAGGACAACTCCCATGTAGTTTTCTTCCATTAattgtttgcttctttttattcttctatGAACGCTGCGAGGGTGGTTATATAATTCGAATATCAGCACGTTGGGAAATCAGGAGGATTTATAAATATTAGGGGGTGTtgttggattctaatttataaaaatttttgaagagttcaaaaaaattattaggaggggttattggtttgagatttgaatagagttaaaaaaaattaaatgttatgtaaaatatgttgttattagatcaagattttgttaaagtctgttaaaatttagtgttattagtttgtgatttataaaaaagtcatttaaaatctttagaAATTTGAGATATTgaattcagacttttataaagttattaaaagttttgtgttattcaattaaaacaaaagaatgtaggattgttaatgaattcaattgttatgttattggttcatgattttagacactttctttacaaaataaagtcatggaaagttatgaagatttttcaagtgttcaacaaaatcattaaaagtgaataagtgaaagattgttaaagattgctagggagtttctaaaatcttgtaaagtatTCCAAACAATCCTTGTACTTTcatgatactttccatgactttattttgtaaacaaagtgtctaaaatcatgaactaataacataataattgaactcattaacaatcctatattcttttgttttaattgaataacacaaaacttttaatgactttataaatgTTTGAATCTAATAACGCAagtttgttaagattttaaatgattttttacaaattacaaaataataacactaaactttaacagagtttaacaaaaacataatctaataacaacagattctacatcacatttaaaatctttaaaactctattcaaatctcaaaccaataactccGCATaccgaaaacccaaaaaaatcacaagagtttttttggtcttctttccttctctctctatctgtcTCTCCCGATGGCGAAACAAAGACGAAAATCCAACAATCGACTTGAGGTCGATTTGAGAGGAGAATCACACTgtttcataatttgttttctggGAAGCTAAATCTCCTCTATTTAAACCAATGATATAGAGGAGATATAGAGGAGAACTCCTGCTCTTATCGTGAATTTAATTTCAGGTTGCTAGGGACTGTTTTCTTGGCTGGAGTTTGTTGCTATAGTGTGAAATTTCAATCGATAATgtgaaattgaaattttgtgGGGATGATCTCAATGGGCGCTTTCAGTTGGTCTTGGAATTAGAGGCAAGAAAGTGATGCGatattatttttctgatttaaaaAGTTGCGAGTGTTGTAAGCTTAAACCAAATCAGTGTGTGATGTGGCTGCAAAGAAGAGAAGCTGGGTTTTTGGTTTGACTAAGTTGTGGGTCAAAATACATAGCCTGAAGAGTAAGTCTAAAGTCTTGGAGCATTCAAAGGTCTTTATCCTCTGTTTGATCCTGTTATCGATATTGAAAAAAAAGGAGGAAGCAAACAATTGATTTTGTGGGACATGTTGTTGAGATTCCATTTGTTTGAGCGTTTTGTGATCGATAAAAAATTGGTGGAGACGTTGGTCAAGTTATTACAAGTTTCGTTGAAATTGTCAAAGATGATGGGAAGGAATTAATGACGAGACATGAGAGAATTGGAGGCTGGTCAAGTTAACAAAGGAAAGAAATAGGCATTAGATTTGAGAAAGAAAGGTTTGATATATGCCTTGAATATTGTATCTACGATCATCAAGGTTGCTTGAGGTGGAGCAACTTGTCTTAATTGTAATATCTGGTTTATTGATGTTCATGTCACCTCATGAAGGAGAGTGTTAACTCAAAGAGATACTTCGTGCTGGATTGAAACGATGTTGAGAGAAATCCATAAAAGAGTATAAAGTCAAGTGAAACGGGTTGATACTTTGTACTTGATTTCCTTTGGTTATAGATGTCTGTTTTTAAGTCTGAAAGGTGTTCTGAAAACTTGAGACCAAGATCGTTCAAATGATATAAACATCGTCATCTGATTCCTTGTGGTTTAGTGGGAAATTGCTCTCAAAGTTGGACTGCTTGCTGCGTCATTCCAGATCAGTTCTGGGAAAGTGGCAGTAAATTTCAAACCGTGAATGCAAATCGTGATCTGTTTTTTCCTATGTCTTCATACGACTGTTGTGAATATAcccacaaaatttcataattttctgggTTGGTTTGCTACTCCATTGTGCTCTGCATCAAATATGATGAAAATGGCAGAATTTTAGTTGTCTCAAGACAAGAAGTAGTGGAGAAATATATTGGCTAGATTGGAGAGCATATATAATTTCAGAAGAGAAGATAATCTTGTCTGTCTTGTAAACAGGTGTGTGATTTACAAAGTTCATCAAGAGGATTGTGTGGTTGAAGAGATTACAGAGGAAAAAGTAGAGctgttgaaaaaaaagaacttcATGACATGATCTGCATCATTAAGGTTGAAgtatttgatctttcttttgGATGAAAAGGAGAAGAGGTTCTTCTCAGTGATTATTATAAGTTCAGTTATGTTTTCAAAGGAAATTTGCAAGGAGATATCAAGcttatttgaaacaaaaattctaTGAAAAATTACTCTATATGAGAAGCTGAATGGGATCAATATAAGATGTGTCCActgcagtcacaaagactagaAAGACTAAGGTAAAGTCTCTATTGATTATGTCTCTAAGGAATGAACCTCATGTTTGTGGGTATTAAAAATGGTTCAGAAGTTGAACCTTGTTTGATATAAGCAtgggagaatgaagatgaagatagtGTTCGACGACATCAAAAGGGGGATCAATCaaacatgaaataaaatgagttttttttgcaGAGATATAAGAGAATGTGTGGAGAATGGGTAAGTGCAAGTCGAGCATGTTCCCGAAAGTGAGGGTAAGGTAGATATCTTGACTAAAGCGCTCGGAAGAAACGAGTTTAAAGAAATGGGAGATCTCATTGGCATGagagatttggaagaaaaagatttcaagCTTAAGAGGGA
The sequence above is a segment of the Camelina sativa cultivar DH55 chromosome 10, Cs, whole genome shotgun sequence genome. Coding sequences within it:
- the LOC109124848 gene encoding cytochrome P450 81D1-like isoform X1, coding for MEENYMGVVLYTIFSLIFLIIYLKFLKQKKQNLPPSPPGWLPVIGHLRLLKPPIHRTLRSFSESLDRNGGGGVMSLRLGSRLVYVVSSYAVAAEECFGKNDVVLANRPHVIIGKHVGYNNTNMIGAPYGDHWRNLRRLCTIEIFSTHRLNCFLYVRTDEVRRLISRLFRSAGTGNTVVEMKPMLMDLTFNNIMRMMTGKRYYGEETNDEEEAKRVRKLVADVGANTSSGNAVDYVPILRLFSSYEKRVKKLGEDTDKFLQGLIDDKRGQQQETGTTMIDHLLVLQKSDTEYYTDQIIKGIILIMVIAGTNTSAVTLEWALSNLLNHPDVLSKARAEIDNRVGLDRLIQESDLSELPYLKNIVLETLRLHPATPLLVPHMASEDCKVGSYDMPRGTTLLVNAWAIHRDPNTWDDPDSFKPERFEKEGEAQKLMAFGLGRRACPGSGLAQRIVGLALGSLIQCFEWERVGNEEVDMKEGVGNTVPKAIPLQAVCKARPFLHKILS
- the LOC109124848 gene encoding cytochrome P450 81D1-like isoform X2, with amino-acid sequence MKPMLMDLTFNNIMRMMTGKRYYGEETNDEEEAKRVRKLVADVGANTSSGNAVDYVPILRLFSSYEKRVKKLGEDTDKFLQGLIDDKRGQQQETGTTMIDHLLVLQKSDTEYYTDQIIKGIILIMVIAGTNTSAVTLEWALSNLLNHPDVLSKARAEIDNRVGLDRLIQESDLSELPYLKNIVLETLRLHPATPLLVPHMASEDCKVGSYDMPRGTTLLVNAWAIHRDPNTWDDPDSFKPERFEKEGEAQKLMAFGLGRRACPGSGLAQRIVGLALGSLIQCFEWERVGNEEVDMKEGVGNTVPKAIPLQAVCKARPFLHKILS
- the LOC104719304 gene encoding uncharacterized protein LOC104719304 is translated as MVARNRPPTPPEAAHPPHPPLLLRVPRPQRRWRRDVPPTWLPSSLRGVIICGCGRGVLWQERRRPGKPASCYHRETRWYNNTNMIGAPYGDHWRNLRRLCTIEIFSTHRLNCLLYVRTDEVRRLISRLFRSAGTGNTVVEMKAMLMAGRLYPMAE